The proteins below are encoded in one region of Oscillospiraceae bacterium:
- a CDS encoding colicin E5-related ribonuclease, with amino-acid sequence MLWVDFNGNWPSWSQIGQAVCIALVATVIVVSVVASAGAVGFVVGGIAASIGASSAVFGAATTAGIVGTYVVAGGIAICGANRVTEALTSRNFGIELFGERTYNIIELSLNMLGICAIELHNITEYTSPKKTKNVEFSNKQSQYQWKKQMEERGWSINKILKVKDCPTTVGTSINRYTGNECTVYFNNKGGYVVIDNVTNKIVQISEYEMNNFTIDKDIVK; translated from the coding sequence GTGCTGTGGGTTGATTTTAATGGTAATTGGCCATCTTGGAGTCAAATTGGCCAAGCAGTATGTATTGCTTTAGTAGCGACAGTTATTGTTGTATCAGTAGTTGCATCTGCTGGAGCAGTAGGATTTGTAGTAGGTGGTATTGCTGCAAGTATCGGTGCTTCAAGCGCAGTATTTGGTGCTGCTACAACCGCAGGAATTGTAGGAACATATGTAGTTGCTGGTGGTATTGCTATATGTGGTGCAAATAGAGTTACAGAAGCATTAACAAGCAGAAATTTTGGTATAGAATTATTTGGTGAAAGAACATATAACATAATAGAATTATCATTAAATATGCTTGGCATATGTGCAATAGAACTCCATAATATAACAGAATATACCTCACCTAAGAAAACAAAGAATGTAGAGTTTTCTAATAAGCAATCGCAATATCAATGGAAAAAACAAATGGAAGAACGAGGATGGAGTATAAATAAAATATTAAAAGTAAAAGACTGTCCAACTACAGTAGGAACATCAATAAATAGGTATACAGGTAATGAGTGCACTGTTTATTTTAATAATAAAGGCGGTTATGTCGTAATCGACAATGTTACAAATAAAATTGTACAAATTAGTGAATATGAAATGAACAATTTTACTATTGATAAGGATATAGTGAAATGA